GTCAAGGATGCAGCCCGGAAACAGCACCGTGTTCAGCGGAAAAAGCGGCAAGCTCATAGACATTTCCTTACACCACCATCGACACCGCCAACGGCAGGAACACCGCCGTGGCCACGCCCATCAGACTCATTGCCAGCGCCGCGAAGGCGCCGCACTCTTCACTTTCCTGCAGGGCCACTGACGTGCCGACCGCATGGGCCGTCATGCCCAGGGCCATGCCGCGGGCCTCTGGACTGTGGACACCGAGACGGGTCAAAAGACTCGGCCCGAAGATCGCCCCGATCACACCGGTAATCAACACGAACACCGCCGCCAGCGCGGCGACACCACCGATCTGCTCAGCCACCAGCATGGCAATCGGCGAGGTCACCGATTTGGGGGCCATGGTCATCAGGATCATGTGGTCGGCGCCGAACCACCAGCCCAGCAGCACAACCATGCTAGTGGCGACCACCCCACCTATCACCAGCGTAGTAAATATCGGCCAGAACAATTGCCGGATCCGCCGCAGATTGAGGTACAGCGGCACTGCCAGTGCAACAGTGGCCGGCCCGAGCAAGATACTCAGGATCTCGGTGCTCTTGCGGTATTCGGCATAGCTCAGGCCGCAACTGACCAGTACAGCGATGACCAGCAACATGGAAACCAGCACCGGCTGCAGAAAAACCCAGCGGGTTTTCTCGAATGCCGCCAGCACCAACTGATACGCCCCCAGCGTCACGCCAATGCCGAACAATGGATGATGAATCACCGACGCCCAGGCGCCGTGCCAATCGAACATCATTGGCCGTCCTCGCGATGGGCGTGACGCTTGACCAAACGGTCCATCAGCACGCCGGCAAAGGCCATCGACAACACCAGCGACAATACCAGCGCACCGGTGATCGCCCAGAAATCCGCGGCAATGTCGGTGGCGTAAACCATCACGCCCACGGCCGGCGGCACCAGCAGCAACGGCAAATAACGCAGCAGGCTACTGGCCGCAAGGTTCAGCGGCTCGCCGACTTGACCGCGGATAATCAAATACCCCAGCAGCAACAGCAAGCCAACGATCGGCCCCGGCAGCACCGGTAATATCAGATGGTTGAGGGCGGTACCGAGCAATTGAAACAGCACCAGCCAGGTCAGGCCACGTAACAACATCCATCCTCTCCCGCGCTTTCTCCCCACAAAGAAGGGGCCGAGCATTATAAGCACGCCCACGCTATGAATCGGCATTCGCCAACAGCATGGTGAGTTGACCGGAACAATTTGCCATGTTGATCTAAAGTGGTTCGCAAGGGAGGTCATCCCCCCGCTCGGAAAACCAATAAAACCGATGAACCCAAGGAGAGTCTCAATGCCCTATGTTCCAGTTGCGGAGCTCAAAGATTATGTCGGCAAGGAGCTCGGACGTTCCCAATGGCTCACCATCGATCAGGAACGCATCAACCTGTTCGCAGAAGCCACAGGCGATTATCAGTTCATCCATGTCGACCCGGTCAAAGCTGCGCAAACACCTTTTGGCAGCACCATCGCCCATGGTTTCCTGTCGTTGTCGCTGATCCCCAAACTGATGGAAGACATCCTCATCCTGCCCGAGGGCGCGAAGATGGTGGTCAACTACGGTCTGGACAGCGTGCGTTTCATCCAGCCTGTAAAGGTCAATTCCAGGGTTCGACTCAAGGTCGACATGAACGAGGTCACCGAGAAGAAACCCGGCCAATGGTTGCTCAAGGCCACCGCCACGCTTGAAATCGAAGGGTCGGACAAACCGGCGTATATCGCCGAGCCACTGTCCCTCTGCTTCGTGTAAAGCATCCCGGATGCGAAGCAGCTCACGCTGTTTCGCGCCGTGTCTGCGCCGTGTCTCTATAAATGCGACACATAGCTGCGGCATACTCCGTCGCCTAATTGCCCGGATCCCGCTATGCGCTCACTTGCACTCCTTGCTCTGACCCTGTTGCTCACCGCTTGCGGCGACGGCGAATCGCTGTTGCCCCCCGATGCCCGCCTGCCGGACGGCGGACGCTATCGCGGTGAACTGGTCAATGGCTTGCTGCAAGGCGAGGGCCGCATCGATTACCCGAACGGCAGCTGGTACGCCGGGCAGTTCGACAAAGGCCAATGGCATGGCCAGGGCGAATGGCACGGCAGCAATGGTGAGGTCTATCGCGGGCAATTCCAGCAAGGGCTATTCGACGGCCAAGGCACGCTGACCACCACGGGCAGCAGCTATACCGGCGGTTTCAAGGCAGGTAGACGCGACGGTGAAGGTACCCTCAAAGAAAACGCCATGACCTACCGCGGCGAATTCAAGGCCGATCAATATTCAGGGCTCGGTCGCCTGGAACTCGAAGACGGCAGCCAGTATCAGGGTCAATTCGCCCACGGCAAACCCAACGGCGAAGGCCAGCGCAGCGATGCCAGCGGCAATCAGTTCACCGGGCATTTCGCTGACGGTCAACTGGAAGGCAACGGCACCTTCAACAGCGCCGATGGCGATATCTATGTCGGCGGTTTCAAGAACAATCAACTGCACGGCAAGGGCCGCTACGAGAACGCCGATGGCGATGTCTGGCTGGGTCAGTTCAAAGAAGGCGTGCTCAGCGGCAAAGGCGAGTTGGTCGGCGCCGACGGCAGTCACTATATCGGCCAGTTCAGCGACTGGCGTTTTACCGGCCTGGGTCGCTTGAACCTGGCCGATGGCAGTTTCTATGTCGGCCAGTTCGATGGCGACAATTATCAGGGCCAAGGCACTTTGGTGCTGACCGATGGCACGGTGCAGAGCGGCACCTGGGTCAATAGTCAACGCGTGCGCGACGCCAACGGCAAGCTGTTGCCCGACCCACTCGAACTCGGCTTGCTGGCTCAGGGTCGTTTGCTCGACGATGCACTGGCCAACGTCCCGGCCTCGACCCCGGCGGTCGAGCTGTACACCCTGACCCTGGGCGGCGACGGCAAGCAGAGCGTGTTCCTGCGCGAGTCCGACTACGTCGCCAACATGCTCGCCAGCCGTTTCGGCGCCTTTGGCCAGATCCGCCTGGTCAACCATCGCGACCACCTCGGCGACCGGCCAATGGCCACCCGGGAAAACCTGCGCCGCGCCGCCCAGACCCTGGCAGAGCGCAGTGGCCCGGAAGACTTGCTGTTCATTTACCTGACCAGTCATGGTTCCAGTGAGCACGAGCTGGTGCTCGACCAGCCACGCATGGAGCTGGCCGACCTGCCGGCCGACGAACTCGCCGCGGTT
The window above is part of the Pseudomonas sp. B21-048 genome. Proteins encoded here:
- a CDS encoding MaoC family dehydratase: MPYVPVAELKDYVGKELGRSQWLTIDQERINLFAEATGDYQFIHVDPVKAAQTPFGSTIAHGFLSLSLIPKLMEDILILPEGAKMVVNYGLDSVRFIQPVKVNSRVRLKVDMNEVTEKKPGQWLLKATATLEIEGSDKPAYIAEPLSLCFV
- a CDS encoding C13 family peptidase: MRSLALLALTLLLTACGDGESLLPPDARLPDGGRYRGELVNGLLQGEGRIDYPNGSWYAGQFDKGQWHGQGEWHGSNGEVYRGQFQQGLFDGQGTLTTTGSSYTGGFKAGRRDGEGTLKENAMTYRGEFKADQYSGLGRLELEDGSQYQGQFAHGKPNGEGQRSDASGNQFTGHFADGQLEGNGTFNSADGDIYVGGFKNNQLHGKGRYENADGDVWLGQFKEGVLSGKGELVGADGSHYIGQFSDWRFTGLGRLNLADGSFYVGQFDGDNYQGQGTLVLTDGTVQSGTWVNSQRVRDANGKLLPDPLELGLLAQGRLLDDALANVPASTPAVELYTLTLGGDGKQSVFLRESDYVANMLASRFGAFGQIRLVNHRDHLGDRPMATRENLRRAAQTLAERSGPEDLLFIYLTSHGSSEHELVLDQPRMELADLPADELAAVLAPLKKRDKIIVISSCYSGGFIPALKDERTLIMTASRADRVSFGCSEEANFTYFGDALFAQALNQTDDLEQAFKLASATVAERELADNFEASEPQIWAPKSVLAHWQSLRKQQARKALQSVSISKDEKSN
- a CDS encoding CidA/LrgA family protein; protein product: MLLRGLTWLVLFQLLGTALNHLILPVLPGPIVGLLLLLGYLIIRGQVGEPLNLAASSLLRYLPLLLVPPAVGVMVYATDIAADFWAITGALVLSLVLSMAFAGVLMDRLVKRHAHREDGQ
- a CDS encoding LrgB family protein translates to MMFDWHGAWASVIHHPLFGIGVTLGAYQLVLAAFEKTRWVFLQPVLVSMLLVIAVLVSCGLSYAEYRKSTEILSILLGPATVALAVPLYLNLRRIRQLFWPIFTTLVIGGVVATSMVVLLGWWFGADHMILMTMAPKSVTSPIAMLVAEQIGGVAALAAVFVLITGVIGAIFGPSLLTRLGVHSPEARGMALGMTAHAVGTSVALQESEECGAFAALAMSLMGVATAVFLPLAVSMVV